Below is a genomic region from bacterium.
AAGCGACATAGCAATCTCAGGAATTAAGCACGAATTAAAGAGATTGCTTCTTCCGGCAAGCCGGAATCGCAATGACAGGGTTAGAACTTTTGATACAGCCCCGTCTTTTTATAACCAACTATAATTTACAGCAGAGAAAACGCAACTGTAAGCCCGGCCATAACAATTGAGACCATACTCATCAGCTTTATAAGAATATTTAAACTCGGGCCTGAAGTATCCTTGAAAGGATCGCCTACTGTGTCCCCCACTATTGCAGCTTTATGCTCATCAGAACCCTTACCGCCAAGATGGCCGTTTTCAATATATTTTTTAGCATTATCCCAGGCTCCACCGGAATTGGCCATAAAAATTGCAAGTACAAAACCAGCTACAAGCCCTCCGACAAGAAGTCCCATAACTCCAGGTACTCCAAAAATTACTCCTGTAAGAACCGGAATAATAATTGCCAAAAGTGACGGAAGAAGCATTTCATGCTGTGCGCCTTTTGTAGAGATTGCAACACAGCTTTCATAATCAGGTTCTGTTTCACCTGTCATAATACCTTTAATCTCACGGAATTGACGCCTGACCTCATCTACCATTTTACCTGCTGCACGGCCTACTGCCATCATTGTCATGCCGCAGAACAGGAACGCCATCATAGATCCGATAAACATACCCATAAGAACTTTTGGGTTCATCAAAGTTACATTATAAAATTCCATAAAATCTTTCAAAGATGCAGTTGCAATAGGTATTATTCTTCCGTGTGCAAGCTGCAGAGTAGTTGTGCCTATTCTTATAAGTCCGGCTTTGATCTCCTCCACATAAGAAGCAAGAAGAGCAAGGGCTGTCAGAGCAGCAGAACCAATTGCAAATCCTTTTCCTGTTGCTGCAGTTGTATTCCCAAGTGCGTCAAGTGCATCAGTTCTCTCCCTAACCTCTTCGCCAAGGCCTGCCATTTCAGCATTACCGCCTGCATTGTCTGCAATTGGCCCGTATGCATCTGTTGCCAGTGTAATACCAAGGGTTGATAACATCCCTACAGCAGCTATTCCAATGCCGTAAAGTCCCATTCGCACATTTGTAAAATCAAATTTTGCAGAAAAAAGAAAAGCCAGTATTGTCCCAATAACCACGAGAAGTACTGGAATTACTGTTGATAGCATTCCTGTTCCAAGTCCGGATATAATTACTGTAGCAGGGCCAGTCTTTGAACTCTCTGCAATCTTCTGTGTCGGCCTATATGAATAAGAAGTAAAATATTCCGTACTCTTGCCTATTCCGATTCCAACGAGAAGGCCGGCCACAATCGCACCCCATATTCCAACAGCATTTGGAATATCAAGAAAGTGAAGTATTACGAGAGAAAAAATAACAATAAAGAAAGAACTGAGGTTTATTCCCCTGCCTAGGGATTTAAGCAAGTCTTTCTGCGTTGCACCCTCCTTTGTTCGAACGGCAAAAATTCCGAGTATTGATAGAATTGTACCTACCGCTGCAATGAGCATTGGTGCAATAACAGCTTTAAATTGAAGGAGGGTGTTATCCATAAATGCAGCAGCACCGAGAGCTGCAGTGGCAAGTATTGAACCGCAGTAAGATTCGTAAAGATCCGCACCCATACCTGCAACATCACCTACATTATCGCCTACATTATCTGCAATTGTTGCTGGATTTCTTGGGTCATCTTCAGGTATGCCAGCCTCAATTTTACCAACAAGGTCAGCGCCCACATCAGCAGCTTTCGTGAAAATCCCTCCTCCGACACGGGCAAACAGAGCCTGTGTAGATGCACCCATACCAAAGGTCAGCATTGTTGTTGTTATAATCACTAAATTATGAGGATTATCAAGAGTGAGAGGATAGGCAAAACTTCTTGTTAAGATAAAAAACCATAAAGATATATCAAGCAGGCCGAGTCCGACTACAACCAAACCCATTACAGCTCCACTTCTAAAAGCTATCCTTAAGCCGCTGTCAAGAGACTTTCTTGCAGCATTAGTTGTACGAGCTGATGCATAAGTTGCTGTTTTCATCCCGAAAAATCCTGCAAGCCCTGAGAAAAAACCTCCTGTTAAAAATGCAAACCATACATATCCGTTTTGCAGGTGCATTACATTTGCAAGAAAAGCAAAAAAACCTGAAAGTATGATAAATACTATAAAAACAACTTTGTACTGCTGCTTCAGATATGCCATAGCACCCTTTCTGACATGAGCAGCAATTTTTTTCATATCGTCCGTACCTTCACTCTCCTTCATCATCTGTTTAAAAAACAGCCATGCAAAAACAAGTGCAAGGATCGAACTAACAGGTGCAATCCAAAAAAAATTACTCAGCATACACAACCTCCATTTTATATTTTCCTTAACCTATAACTCTCCAACTTCCTGTTAAAGCAAATCTCTCAATTTATTCTTAAAAACCGTTCTGACAAATGCCAGAACAGATACCGCATAAATTAAAAGCAGCGCTGCTTCAATAGAAAATCCCATAACTGCAACTCCAAGAGCTGTGCCTGCAGCAGGAGGATGTTCAGTATCAGTAATCACCATTAGAAAAACAGACAAACCAACAGCAAATGCATAACAAAAAATAACAGGTATAGAATCTACCCTTGTTAGCAAGCTTCCTGCTGTTCCCGAAATCAATCCCACAATCTGGCCGAATACAAGATTACGCGGTTGAGCTGTAATTGTGCTCGGCATAGCAAATACAATAAATACTGACGACCCTATTGACGAAATAATAATTATATTTCTGATTGTAAGAAAAATGAGAAGAACAAGCATTACAGCGGTTGTAAAAAGGCTCTGGAAAACATAATTTTTCCAGTGCTCTTTTAATCCTTTGTCTAACAGTTTAAATGATCTTGTCACCAGAACAGAGCTCCGCTAAATTACCTCCCTCTCAAATAGAAGGAATATAGTACATTACAATTTAAAATACAACAATTTATTGCCCATATTTATTTTCGGCAGAAAAAATTAATACTTGAATTGAAATTCCATGTTAAAAATTTATCAGGTTCTTCTGAAAAAGAGCTGGGCCTTTCCCGTCCCGATTTTCTTTAAGAAAAATATAATAGCAAGAATCAGGAGGAAACCAGGGGCGGAGGTGAAGTATGCCCTGAGCTTACCCTGAGCTTTGGTCGAATGGCTATGGATTAGAAAAACGGTATAGGGTATAAAGGAATACCTCGGAAATTTTTTGCCGGCATCTGGAAATTTCCGCCCGAAGATTTCAATACATTTTATCTTTAACCCCGAAGGGGTGTAAGGATTGTAGAATTTGTTTAATATAAAATATTTTTAACCCTTAAAGACTTTAACAACCCGTCATTTCGAAGGAGCGGAAGCGACTTTAGAAATCTTCTCTCCTGCAAAGTTTTAAGATTTCTCTTCTGCCTGCGGCAGAATCGAAATGACATGTGGAGAAGTTGCCGGCGTTT
It encodes:
- a CDS encoding sodium-translocating pyrophosphatase, with amino-acid sequence MLSNFFWIAPVSSILALVFAWLFFKQMMKESEGTDDMKKIAAHVRKGAMAYLKQQYKVVFIVFIILSGFFAFLANVMHLQNGYVWFAFLTGGFFSGLAGFFGMKTATYASARTTNAARKSLDSGLRIAFRSGAVMGLVVVGLGLLDISLWFFILTRSFAYPLTLDNPHNLVIITTTMLTFGMGASTQALFARVGGGIFTKAADVGADLVGKIEAGIPEDDPRNPATIADNVGDNVGDVAGMGADLYESYCGSILATAALGAAAFMDNTLLQFKAVIAPMLIAAVGTILSILGIFAVRTKEGATQKDLLKSLGRGINLSSFFIVIFSLVILHFLDIPNAVGIWGAIVAGLLVGIGIGKSTEYFTSYSYRPTQKIAESSKTGPATVIISGLGTGMLSTVIPVLLVVIGTILAFLFSAKFDFTNVRMGLYGIGIAAVGMLSTLGITLATDAYGPIADNAGGNAEMAGLGEEVRERTDALDALGNTTAATGKGFAIGSAALTALALLASYVEEIKAGLIRIGTTTLQLAHGRIIPIATASLKDFMEFYNVTLMNPKVLMGMFIGSMMAFLFCGMTMMAVGRAAGKMVDEVRRQFREIKGIMTGETEPDYESCVAISTKGAQHEMLLPSLLAIIIPVLTGVIFGVPGVMGLLVGGLVAGFVLAIFMANSGGAWDNAKKYIENGHLGGKGSDEHKAAIVGDTVGDPFKDTSGPSLNILIKLMSMVSIVMAGLTVAFSLL
- a CDS encoding HPP family protein, translated to MLVLLIFLTIRNIIIISSIGSSVFIVFAMPSTITAQPRNLVFGQIVGLISGTAGSLLTRVDSIPVIFCYAFAVGLSVFLMVITDTEHPPAAGTALGVAVMGFSIEAALLLIYAVSVLAFVRTVFKNKLRDLL